Within the Mustela lutreola isolate mMusLut2 chromosome 2, mMusLut2.pri, whole genome shotgun sequence genome, the region AGTTCATTCCTCACCTCCCAGGCCCGTGGTTTCTTCCTTGGCAAGCTGAGTGTAGCCTGATGGTTAGCAGCCCAgttctgggttcaagtcccagctcctcTACCTGCTACTCTGCATTTTGGGCAAAAGaatttacctctctgagcctgtttcctcatctgcaagagAACTATAATCCTATCTGCTTCCCAGTGTTCTTATGTGGATTTGTGAGTCCTCGTATGGGAAGGGTCAAGCACAGGATCTGGCTGTCATAAGCACTGGTTTTAGCTGGTACAGTGATGATGGTGGTTATTGAGCATCTGTGTGTCTCCAGAAAGATCTCAGATGctccttctcaggcttcagggGATCTGAGCCCTTGCCCCTGCATGTGCGGAGTAGTTGGATATGAACCCTCAGACCCCTGCTCAGAGCAGGACAAAGGGCAAGGGCTGAGCTCTTCCTTTGACTGAGGGCTTCtgggtggggtttgggggtggggtccaGGGGACCTGGTGGGGACACAGCCccagcctcttcttcctctcctctcctccagacTGTGGTACAGACTTCCATGAGCCGGTCCCAGGTAGCCCTGCTGGGCCTGGGCCTGCTGCTCATGCTGCTACTGTACGTGGGGCTGCCAGGCCCCCCTGAGCAGACCTCATGGCTCTGGGGAGGCCCCAATGTCACAATCCTGGCTGGTCTCACCCCTGGCAACTCCCCCATCTTTTACCGCGAGGTGCTGCCACTCCACCGGGCACGCAGGTGGGTGCTGACCTCAGGGTGTAGTGGAAGGACTAGGTCCAAGGGGAGTCCCTGTGTGGGATCCCAGCTCAACTCACGGTGCTCAGGGCCTGGGAGGGCAGTGGGAAAAgcctagaaagaaagaagggcGGCCCATTTCCAGACCCCAAGGACACACACTCCCCTGTGTGCCCACAGGGTGGAGGTGATGCTACTCCACGGAAAGGCCTTTAACTCGCACACGTGGGAGCAGCTGGGCACACTACAGTTGCTGGCGCAGAGGGGCTACCGGGCCGTGGCCCTTGACCTCCCAGGTGAGAGCCCCCACTCCGGGGTCTAGGGAAGCAACATTCGGCAGGCACAAGGGGGCAGCTTCCCAAGGGAGGACTTGGAGGGGTAGAAAAGCCTTACGGTATGGCTGGGTTGGGGGGGATTTGAACCCCAGTGTCTGGACAAGCAGTGGCAGGTTGTAACACAAGATGGCAATGCTAGAAGGTCTGTGTCTTTATTTTCTACCTTTGAAGCTAGAATGTGGACTGTGGCATGTCCCAGAGCAtgggaaatagaaatagaaatgcgACTCACTTCCCAAGAGCTTGCACAGAGAGATCTCACTGGACTTTTTATGATAAACTAGGTAGCTTTTCAGTTTTTTAGCTGTGCACATGATTTATGCTAtcattcttatctttaaaaaccaagaaagagtGACGTCCTCAGAGACCCATGCCTACTCCCAGCAGTCTGGAGGTGCCCAGGGGATCCCTATATAGAAAGACAGACAATATTCAGGATTGTGTGGTGAGGGTAGAAACATGACTCGTGTCCTGTCGGCTTAGCAAATCTCTCTGTAGCTTGGTTTTCTCCCCCAATACCATATCTCATAGAGCAGGCCAGTCACTATGAACATCTGCCCATTCCTCCACTGGTAGATACATAAGTTGATTTAGAGTTTCCAGCGTCAGTGGAAATGCTTGAGGCATGAAGCTGAAGCAACTTTGGACATGTTTCTTTGAGCGTGGAGGCAATAATTTCTATAGGGTAGCTACCAAGAATCATTATGGGTCAGAggatgcacatttttaaaaaacgttgACAAATATTACCTTACCCTCCAAAAATGCGACATGGATTTATACTCCCATCAGTCATGGATGAAAGTGCCCATTTCCCCACATCTTCCCCAACACTGtatattgtcagtctttttagttTTGCCACTCTAATGAGTGAAAGATGCTTTTCTAGCAGACCTATCCTATTGCCTAAAATAGCTTCCAGGAAGTTTGGGGGTAGTGCTGACCTgtgcctctgctccttcccccactgtaggggagaggcaggaagtcCTGGGTTCCTTTCCAGCCTCCCTCAGCTGGTGCCTCCTGCTGTTCCCAGGTTTTGGGAACTCGGCACCTTCCAAGGAGGCAAGCACAGAGGCAGGGCGGGCAGAGCTCCTGGAGCGAGTGCTACGAGACCTGGAGGTGCACAATACCGTCTTGGTGAGCCCCTCTCTGAGTGGCCGCTATGCCCTGCCCTTCCTGATCCGAGGCCACCACCAGCTGCGTGGATTTGTGCCCATTGCACCCGCCTCCACCCAGAACTACACCCAGGAACAATTCTGGGCCGTGAAGGTACTGGAAGGAGGGTTTCCAAAGGTCCAGCTTCCTATCCCTGGCTCCAGTCATGGGGGGGAAGGACTCAGGTCTCAGTTGGAGGACATATGGCCTCATCTGGATAGAAAGAGGTGGGGCGTTTGGGAAAGATTTCCTAAAGAGGTGGCAAGAGGGTCAGTCACCGTCAGGCCCCAGAATCACAGCCCCTTGCCTTGCCCTGCAGACCCCGACTCTCATCCTGTATGGGGAGCTGGACCGTATCCTGGCCCGAGAGTCACTGCGGCAGCTCCGCCACCTGCCCAACCACTCTGTGGTGAAGCTGCGTGATGCAGGCCACGCCTGCTACCTCCACAAGCCGCAAGACTTCCATCTTGTCCTCCTGGCCTTCCTTGACCGCCTGCCTTGAATTCACCCACTGACCAGGCCCCAGGCCTGGCCTGAGCTGGGAGAGTCTGGACCAGTGCCCCACCAGGGAGGCAGCCCCTGGGATTGGAGGGTGGAGGCCAGAGGGCCGGGCCTAGTCGGGACCTCTCATTTCATCTCACaggcacaataaaaaaaaaaaaaaaaaaaaaccacatttttttgtCATGTCTGGGGAGTGGCAGGTCCTGTTTGCTGGGGTTGCAGCAGGTGGGGTGGGAGTGAGAGGCAGGTCCGGGACTGCTTGGGGgctgggagctggagggaggcTTCAGCAGCCCAAGATGGTCTACTTCTTAGCTAGCTGCCCTCACtactctgtgactcagtttcctcacctgtaaaccGGGCATGATGGTAATTCCTGGCTCAAAATTTGGTTTTAAAGTGGACTCAGTCTAGGTATATAGAGCACTTGGTCTCACGGGGC harbors:
- the ABHD14A gene encoding protein ABHD14A isoform X1 — encoded protein: MHTMRLAEKGSCVPTLPRPRVVRGQAVKPDLRECEILSKSSQTVVQTSMSRSQVALLGLGLLLMLLLYVGLPGPPEQTSWLWGGPNVTILAGLTPGNSPIFYREVLPLHRARRVEVMLLHGKAFNSHTWEQLGTLQLLAQRGYRAVALDLPGFGNSAPSKEASTEAGRAELLERVLRDLEVHNTVLVSPSLSGRYALPFLIRGHHQLRGFVPIAPASTQNYTQEQFWAVKTPTLILYGELDRILARESLRQLRHLPNHSVVKLRDAGHACYLHKPQDFHLVLLAFLDRLP
- the ABHD14A gene encoding protein ABHD14A isoform X2: MVAALFGCWFRVGGARAGVSGPVIPVGPTVVQTSMSRSQVALLGLGLLLMLLLYVGLPGPPEQTSWLWGGPNVTILAGLTPGNSPIFYREVLPLHRARRVEVMLLHGKAFNSHTWEQLGTLQLLAQRGYRAVALDLPGFGNSAPSKEASTEAGRAELLERVLRDLEVHNTVLVSPSLSGRYALPFLIRGHHQLRGFVPIAPASTQNYTQEQFWAVKTPTLILYGELDRILARESLRQLRHLPNHSVVKLRDAGHACYLHKPQDFHLVLLAFLDRLP
- the ABHD14A gene encoding protein ABHD14A isoform X3, which gives rise to MSRSQVALLGLGLLLMLLLYVGLPGPPEQTSWLWGGPNVTILAGLTPGNSPIFYREVLPLHRARRVEVMLLHGKAFNSHTWEQLGTLQLLAQRGYRAVALDLPGFGNSAPSKEASTEAGRAELLERVLRDLEVHNTVLVSPSLSGRYALPFLIRGHHQLRGFVPIAPASTQNYTQEQFWAVKTPTLILYGELDRILARESLRQLRHLPNHSVVKLRDAGHACYLHKPQDFHLVLLAFLDRLP